The following DNA comes from Moritella sp. 24.
AATCGTATTTAAATAAGCTTGAATATTAAAAAATGATCCTGTCATCGTAATACGTAAACCGTGACGATAAAGCAATACTTCAGAATCCGATGTCACCGTGACGGCAGCTTCAGGTTTAGCAAGCGCAGCATCTATATTTTTTGATATTTCATCACTCTTAATAATATTATTCGCATTAAGATCTTGGCCATTCGCACTCGCAAATTTAGGTTTATTCTCAACCGTACTTTCGACCTTATTCTCGACCTCATCGCTTGCACTGTTATTACCAGTAATCGTTGTCACAGGTAATGATTCAATCGCGATCAATTTCACACGTTTAGCACGGCTTAATACATCGCCCAGTACTAATGCCATTTGATTTGAATTAATTAAATCCGCAGTTAAATCGGTTAATTTACCATTTGCTTTGTTGAGTTCAGCTTCTGTTCGTGCGATTCGTAACTTAACGACTTTATTCGGATCACTAGCAAGCGCTTGCAGTAGTTCAGCTTTATCAAATTCATATTGTCGCTGCTGCTGTGTTAATGATGACAACTTCGACGTTGATTTTTGATTCTGTATATAAATAGGTTCCAGCCATAAACTATAGATAAGATAAACAATCGCAATAAACAGCGAGCCAACCAATAATGAACGTTCACGCATTGATAATAAGCTGAACTTAGCTTTCATTGTCTGCCAATGTTGTTGCATTATTCAGTTACCTCAGCGACGACCTGATTCGTTAACGTAAACGCAATCACATCATCGCTGTTCCGATTAATATTTAATAAATTAAACTCTCGCCCCTGTAATGATTTACCCTGAGAGAATTTACGGATCCAACGTGGAATAGCTTCATGTGTTCTCGCGATCCCTGTTAGTGTCATTTTGTCACCCGATAAACGAATTTGATTTAAGCGAATATCTCTATCACGTTGCGAAGCCAAGTCCGACATTAAAATAGCAAAACCACTTGATTGCACTAATGCTAAATCTGATAACTGAACAAGTAATTCATCACGATACTGTAAGCGTGTTTGTAATAAGTCTAACTGCTGCGTTAATGCCGGGTTCTGAATATGTAGCGAGACTTGATTCGACAAATCAGCCACTTCGGCTTCTTGTTCAATTAATTGGTTTTTTGCTATTTTAATTTGCTTTTCCAGCAAGGCTTTATCAGTTTCCGCCATATAAGCAAGGATCAGCATTAACACTAACGTGACAGCAATCATCACAGCAGATTGTGTTAATGTTAAATATTCTTTTTTGGGCCTAAATGCCTGTGTATATAAATTTACGCGATTTTTCATGACGATTTTTCCAACGCTCCACCAATTGCCGGTAAAAAGCCAGTATCAACATTATCACCAATGTACGCATGCTTTAATGGCGTAACAGGTATCGTAAAGTTAATTTGTAAGCGTGAAATTAACGGTTCTAGAATCATACTCGGTAGTGCCAAGTTTATTTCTTTAACTTCAGGTAGTTTTAATTGGCTAACAACAAAGTCCGCTGAACGCTGAATCTCTAAACTAAAGTTATCTAACAAAGATGTATCAAGCTGACTTTCTTGTAGATCACGTAATCGTGAAAAACCACGTAGACGACGTGAAAAATAGAGCTGATTATCATAAATAATAGTCAGACTTACTTCTTGATAATCCTGCTGGGCAATTAACATTTGCGTGCTTTTTCGAGCTGTATCTGCGCTCGTGTTAAAAAGGTTTGCAGTTGCCAACTCTTCAATACCGATAGTCACGAGTTCAAGCTTCGACTGCTTTATCGCGGTAATAATTAATTCAACTAAGCTCTTAGAGCTGTAAACCAAGTTAATTTTGTTTTGATTAGGTACCGAAAAATAATCAAATACAACGCTATCAATTGCTTCACTAATAAACTCTTTGGCAATAAAAGGCAGTGTACTGGCAATTTCGTCATCAGGCACACTTGGCTTATCAATTTGTAATAATTGGTACAATTGATTCGACAATACGACATGGCAAGCTGACGATTGTAATTTATGCTTAACAATCATTGCACTCAGCGTTTTAACCAACTCTGAAATATCATTGAAGGCAGTTGAGTCCAGTACTGAGATCGCATCATTGCTCGCCGACAAGGCGCAAATATCAACACGCTGTTTAGCAATAAAAACACCCAGTTTTGCTTGTGTATTACTATTTTTTAACCAGGGTATACGCATAAAAAGCTGTCGCACCTAAATGAATGAATAAATGAATGAAAATAAGCCAATAACCATCATACTTTAATCGACTTAAAGTAGTAAGCAAAGTGTGAGGTTAGCATTATATTATCACCTTTAAATAGCGTAATCATCACAGAAAAGTAACATTAAGACTCAGCCAATGTACTGAGTTGATTACAAAAATATCCCTGCGCGCCATAAACACCCAGTTTATTAAGTGCGTCCCACTCTCCTTTCGACTCAACACCCACTGCAATAACTCTAGTGGCTAAGTTAACGGTACCACCCAGAATACTCCGAATTGCTAACTGGTTAATTTGTCGCTTATGCAGATCACGCACTAAACTAGGATGGATCTTGATAACATCCACATCTAATTTTTTAATATACGATGAGTTCACGACATCTTTACCCACCATGTCTACATCGAGGCAACAACCCAAGGCTTTCAGTTTTTTGGCTGGCTCTAATAACATCTCTAAATTATAATTAATTTGGTATTCATGGATCTCAAAATGCAGCATCGCACGTGATTTAACAGGCAGACGAATAATATCTAAATATACTTCACGCATAAAATGCTTATCTAAATAACTCTCGATATCTAAATTAATGCCGCAAGAAATGGGAGCGTTTTTCTCTAAATTAGAAATTGCACGTTCAACGGTTAAACGATCAATACGCTTCAATACACCACATTTTTCAGCCATCGGTAGAAACACGCCAGCATGTATCCACTCTTTATTTTCATCTTGTAGCCTTGGGTATATTTCATGACCCAGTACCTGCTTATCTTTCATGCTTAAAATTAATTGCTCTTCATAATGAAACGCATTATTTTTAAAAGTGCGATCAAACAGTCCACGCCACCTTACCGTGCCTTTTGCATAAACAGGTGTCTGCTCTTCTTGCTCATACAAGAACCAGCCAGAAGAACCCTGTAATACCGCAATCTTCAATGCTTGATCGACACTTTCTAACACCTCTTCTGCTGATTCACCATAGTTATAAATAGCAACACCGGTATAGAACAATTCATCACAATCAACAGGTGTTGATAAGCTCACACGGGTAAGTAACTTGTACAATTGCTTCATCACAATTTCAGATTCAGGCCCTGTGATACGTGGTAATAAAATAACAAACTGATCGCCACGATAACGAGCTAATACAGATCCCGTAAAGCGGTCAACAAACTTACTTAATAGTTCGCTCACCGATTTAACCATCTCATCAACACTTGCGACACCATGGTTATAATTGAGTTGAGATAATTCATAGAGCTCAATTTTGATCGCAGTACCTGCAATAACGCCAGGATCTGAAAGCATGTCTTCTAATTGATTTAAAAAGAAGTCTCGATTACCAATCCCTGTCGAAGGATCAACAAAAGCATTTGTACGCATATAAGAATCAAAACGACTACGTTCTTGTTTTGTATCTTCAAGATCGGCTATTAACTTATCAAATGCTCGACTTGTTGCTTTAGGCCATTCAAATTCAGAACCCACGGCAACTTTAATATGATCACCATTGAGTATTTGATAACTTCGACTAGAGAGTAATTCCGCGCCATACATCCCCTTTTTAAGAAAGTGAATGGCAATAACTAATCCGAATATGGCAATGAGTAAACCAATACTCACACCACTAAATAATTCTGGCGGGTAATCCATCGCATAATAAGGAGAAAGCATAATCACTTTCGCTTTGAAGTCGCTATTTGCTTTTAAATCGAAATGATATTCTTTTAAAAAAGAGGTGACTTTGTCTGTATCAGGCGTACGAGCATCAAAGTCATAGCTGACAATACCGTCTTTTTCGACAGTAAGTTGTAATACTGAATGTGCACGTAATAGCTCTGGTAACCAAAACGCAAAGCGAGGCTCGCTGTCTTCCATCGCCAGCTGTTCGTCCATCACATCAATCAATCGAGAAATATTTTGCTTTTGAGTTTCAATGGCAAGACCGCGTAAGCTGACACCGCCTCCCAGCAATACCACGCCAACTGATGACAGCACACAAAACACAATAAAACCAATCAGTTTGTTGGTAAATTTCATATATTCCTATACATCCCTATATCAGAAATTCATGATGAAAACACAAATTATGGTAACGACAAAATAATGTCGATATAGTTAATTATTCTACTGCATTCTGTTAGCAATAACATATAAAAAACTAATATCATGGGGTATGAACACAATAAAAAACACCAAAGCGGACGTTAGGCATAATTAATTATCGATAATTACCCCACAGTAAATACAAAAAAGCCCCGAAAAATCGGGGCTTTATGCATTCTATTTTAAGTGTTTATTCTTACACTTCTATAAAATAGGGGATCTAGAACGGGATATCATCATCAAAATCTGCAGAAGGTTCGTTGAAACCTTGTTGCGGAGCTTGTTGTTGAGGTGCTGGAGCAGGAGTTTGCTGTTGTGGAGCATAACTTTGTTGCTGAGGCGCCTGTTGTTGCTGTGGTTGTTGGTTATAACCACCTTGTTGTTGCTGTGGTGCTGCTGGCTGTTGTGGTTGACCCCAACCTGCATTTTGGTTTTGTTGTTGGTTATTATTGTTATAACCACCACCTTGCTGCTGTTGACCACCTTGACGAGAACCGATCATTTGCATCACACCGTTAAAGCCTTGTACTACAACTTCAGTGGTGAAACGGTCTTGACCATTTTGATCTTGCCATTTACGCGTTTGTAATGCGCCTTCAATATATACCTGTGAACCTTTACGTAAGTATTCACCAGCAATTTCAGCTAGTTTACCGAATACAGCAACACGGTGCCATTCAGTTTTCTCACGCTGTTCGCCAGTTTGCTTATCACGCCATGACTCACTTGTCGCAATTGTTAGATTGGCAACCGCGCCACCATTTGGAAATGAGCGGATTTCAGGATCATTACCTAAATTACCAAGAATAATTACTTTATTTACGCCACGACTGGCCATGCTAGCTCCTGTGCTGTTCACGAACCAGGTTCAAAGCCTGGTCTATTTCAAAATCTTTGGTCGCTTTTAAATAAGCAACCTGCTCTTCTAATACTACTACAGCTTCATTAATACCGGAAATTGATATTAGCTTTTCGGCGATTAATTCAGCTTCTCTTTGGTTTGCAATAGTCACAGATATGGTATGTGCTTTAACTTGGCCTACATTTTCTAAGCCTAAAGAAATAACAAACCATACGATCATCACCGCTGAGATAACAAAGAATAATCCTTGCGAGCCCAACTGAGAATACAAACTACCAGCAATGATACCACCACAAAATGCACCCGCAAATTGTGATGTTGAATAGATGCCCATCGCAGACCCTTTCGCACCAGCAGGTGCAGACATAGAGATCATAGCGGGTAAAGAGGCTTCTAAAAAGTTAAATGCTGTAAAATACAATACGATAGAAAGTGCAAATAACCATAAATTGCCATTTGCAAACCCCATCACACAAAGTGCAATACCCATTAATACAATCGCAAATAAGAAAAATTGTTTATTCATTTTCTTTTTAGCGGCAATAATCAGCATTGGCACCATTAACACAAACGATAACAATAACGCGGGGAAATATATCCACCAGTGGTGCTCACCAACCAGTCCTGCATTTTCAAGTTCAAATGGCAATGATACAAAAACAGCTGTTAATGTTAAGTGCAGTAAAAAAATACCCACATCCAAGCGTAATAATTGCGGGTCACGCAACATCGCTTTTAATTTACGTTTATTTGTACTCGCATCACCAGCGGGGGCTTTAGTTGTCGAATTAGGCACAATAAAATGTACAACCGCCATGCCTAATATCGCCAAGCCAGCTGTCACAAAGAAGATCCCTTTCAGACCAATCCATTGTGCTAATACAGGTCCAGCTACCAATGAGAATGCGAAAGAAAGTCCAATACACATACCAATAACGGCCATCACTTTTGGTCGCTGTTGCTCACGTGTAATATCAGCCGCTAAAGCAAGGATCGCACTGGCTACCGCACCGGTACCTTGTAATACACGCCCTACGGCAACGCCATAAACAGAATCTGCAACACCAGCAACAATACTGCCTAAACAAAACAAACCTAAACCTGCAATAATTACCGGTTTACGACCAATTCGATCGGATAACTGTCCCATTGGTATTTGCAATATCGCTTGAGTTAACCCATAAGCACCAATAACAATACCGACCCAAAGCGGTGAATAACCAATTAAATCACGTCCGTAAATAGCAAAAACTGGCATGATCATAAATAGGCCAAGCATTCTTAAACCAAATACTAACGCTAGCGACATCGCTGTTTTTTGCTCTAATTTAGATAAAGCTACATTATCCATAATTAATCCATCAACCTCTTATTATTTACGCCGCCATATTAACACGTCATCTCAGCTGACAATAAAAATTATTTAAAAGAAACAAAATAACGCTCGCCATGCTTTAGCATTAACAAAAAACAAAAATAACCGCAAAATGCCGTACTAACAAAATAACCTGAAATAAAACGCCATGATTTATCGTTAATACAATGAAAACAAAATAAAATACAAGATTAAACCATAAAAATAGCTAAAGAATGAAAGTATGAGTTGGGATAAAACTAAATGCGAACTTGACTCATTTATAGCACCTAGATATGTTAAGTACTTGTTAACGACTTAATGATGTATCATTCTCAGTAAGATTAGCTCGCGACTTTGACTATCAGTTAATACTTTAGTATCAAGATCTATCGAACTTAGGTATTACAATTAACACTTTAATTAAGTCATTAGCTAAGTTTAACCGTTTTATAATGCTAACCAGCATAGATATGGATATCGCCACACACACTAAAGGATTTAGTCACATGTCGGATTACCCAAATGTAGTATTACTGTCTCAACCTAGTCTTCAAGTTGCCACGCTCGTTTCTTGCTTAAGAGCAAAACTTGATATACCAGTACAACAATTACGTGAAGTTGCCGAAGTTGAACGTATCTCAATTGATGATAATTTATTATTACTTGTTGATACTGATAACCTAAGTGCCACATCGCAAGAACAATTGAAAAATAAGTTAAAACAGTACCATGGCATGTTTCGATTAGCATTAATTAACCTAAGTGATGATACTACAATGGAAAATATCTCCACTTGGCCATCAATATTCGGTGTCTTCAATAAACGAGATGAACTCGATGTCGTATGTAAAGGTATTGAGAAAATTACTGAAGGTGAGTTCTGGATGCCAAGGCGCACGCTTAGCTCATTAATTTCAATTTACCGTTCAACTAAAGCTGTTGATTTGGATAGAAAACCAGAATTAACGACCCGAGAACAAGAAATTTTACGTCAATTAATGACTGGTTCATCAAATCTAGAAATTGCAGATGTACTCTATGTCAGTGAGCATACGATCAAATCACACCTGTATAATGTCTTTAAAAAAATCAAAGTCAAAAACCGTTTACAAGCAGTATCATGGGCAAAAGAAAATCTGATTTAACCAAGAATCAAGCTCGATAATAAAATCTCTTAGACTAAGATTTATAAAAAACCATATCTAATATGGTTTTTTTATACTTAAAACTAGATAATTAACTAAAACCTCCCGCCTGCAATGTTTCAATTATGTTACAACTATGATACTTCTAATACTTAATAATGAGAACGTATGGATACGTGATTTTATCGCTCACCATTCAAAGGATCTGAAGTGGAGCAAAAATACGAGACACATAATGGGTTCCAGCAAGGAGGCCAAGATGAAATTGACCTGACGCATCTATTTAATATAATTAGACGCTCGTTCTTACGCATCTGTGTACTCACTACGCTCATCGCCATTATTGCAGCAATATTTATTACTGACCTTCCTCCAATTTATAAAGCCAGCACCGTATTGCAATTACAAGTCCAACAAACGAAGCCAATTGCGATTCAAGGTGTATTACAAAACGACGTCAATAATAAAGATTACTTCCAAACACAAATCGAGATCCTGCGTTCTGATTTAATAACAGAAAAAGTAATTACTAAACTCAACTTATCTCAACATCCTTATTACACACAGCGCAAAATAAACAGCCAATTAAATCGTGTCATCAATGATATAATTAGTGTCATTTCACCTGCCAAGCTTACTGAATCCGCAGTAATCAACCCACAAGTTTTAATTGGGCAAATTAAAGCAGCAGTTAATGTATCTCTAATCAAAAACACCCAATTACTGACAATTAGCTACGAGCATAACTCCCCCGTATTAGCGGCATTAATCGCAAATACGTATGCAGACGTATATATTCAACATAATCGTGATTTTCGAATACAACAAACAGTTAACGCGTCACTTTGGTTAAAGGAAGGCGTCCAAGCCCTCAAAGACAACCTGAACTTAGCAGAGCGTAATCTCACCACTTTTCTTCAGCAGGAAAACTTAATTGATGACAGCGGTGTTGATAACTTTACTGCGAAAGAATTACAGAACCTAACAGCCAAATTAAACAATATAAGAAGTGAATTAATTAGTGCACAAACCCTCTATAAACAAATCAGTGAGGCGCAGAACTTAGACTTACTGACATCTACATCTATCAAAGCATTCTCAAATCAATCTGTACTCATTAAACTGAGACATGATTACACCCAAGCAAAAAATAATAAGGAAGAACTATCTAAGCGTTACGGTCCATATCACGATAAAATGATCCAAGCGAATACCCAACTCAGTGTGGCCAAAGATAATGCACAAAACGCACTGCAACAAGTCGCACTCGGGTTTAAAAAAAATATAACCTTACTTGAGCAAAACGAAGCCGCCATCATTGCCGCATTAGAAGTTAAAAAAACCGAACACCGAACTCAAATAAAACAGAAAGCACGTTATAAAGAACTGAACCGTGAATTAGCCTCAAGCAACGAATTATATAATATGTTTTTAATGCGTTTAAAAGAGACTAACCTTACCAACGATCTTAATTTATCAACGGCGACTATTACTGATAAAGCCAAAATTCCGCTCTCTCCTTTTAAGCCCAAGCGAGCATTAATTTTAGTCTTAGTTATCTTATTAACCCTTATGCTTTTAGTCGCACATGCACTTATTCATGCCGTATTTTTTGTCAATCAAGACAACGTAACCAACCTACAAGCACCATTACTCGGATCCCTACCAGATTTCAAAGCGATTAATAAAAAGTTTAAACAACAATCTCCACAACAATTATTCCTGACTAATAAAATGATTTTTGAAGCCGTACAAAGCCTACGAACATCGATACAATTATCAGCTAAGACCAAAAAACAACAAGTCATTATGGTCACTTCAAACAGCGTGGGTGAAGGTAAAAGCACATCCGCGATTTACCTCGCAATGGCGTTAGCACAAACTCACAAGACCATTATTGTAGAAGCAGATATGAGAAAGCCGTCAGTAAGAAGAAAGATGGGTATTCCAGATAGGCAACGTGGGTTAGTCGACATATTGACGAAAAGTGGCAACTTAAACAGCTATATTTGGCATGATCAACAAACCAACCTATCCATAATATCTGCCGGTGAATTAACGGATAGTCCATCCAATTTGCTTAGCTCAACGCGTTTTACAAGCTGTTTAAAAATATTAAGATCTCAATATGAATATATCGTGATTGATACACCACCAAGTCAAATAGTCAGTGACGCATTAATAGTAGGTCAACAATCTGATTTTAATATCTTAATTACCCGTACAAACAACTCAAAGATTGGAGAACTAAACAGTACTATCGAATTACTTAAAAAACATAATATCAGTACGGATGGCATTATATTAAACCAAGAATCATTAAAAAATGATAAACGTTATCAGTACCAATATCAGTATCAAAAAGAGGCTGCGCAGGCGTCATAGCCTTGCAGCACACTTATGACCGCGATTCAATATACACTCACCGCTATCTATTTAACGCCATTCGCTTTATTTGCAAGTAGCACTTCAGATAAAACACCAAGTATAGGCTTAGATGCGATCTCTGAACTTGGCTTTAAAGCCATTCCAAATATCATGATCAATTATAAGCACGATGATAATATTACCAATACAAAAGCCAATCACCAAGCTTCTCATTTCACAGAAATAATCCCCTCATTGCGTATTGAAGGACAAAAATATAACAACCTGTTTTCGTTCGCTTACCAAGCTAGGCAGAGTCTTTATGGTGATAATACGGATCTTAATTATACCGACCACCAGTTTCATGCAAGACTTTCTAGAGATATGAATAAGCGTCATCGACTTGCCTTTTCGTATCAGTTTGATATTGGTCATGATCCGGCAAATACGGGTATATCAGAGGGCAATGAACAAATAACAACCCCCGCTATTTTTTATACTCAGTCTACGCAACTAAGTTACAGTTATGGCAGCAAAACCTCAAAAGCAATACTAGAACCAAGATTTGGCTTCAATGATAAACGCTATGACGACAACAGCGGTAATGATGTCTCAATGGCAAATTTTGATGAATATAATTACGGCCTTAGTATTTATTATAATATCGCCGCCAGCCTGAAAATACTGTTTGATATGAGTAGTACCACCAGTGATTATGCGGGAAACAATAAACAAAAAGACAGTCAAAATGGCTTAGTGTATACCGGTTTAAATTGGGATATTACGGGTAAAACAAAGGGGTCACTCAAAGTCGGTTATGAGAAAATAAATTTCGCTGATAGTACTAAAGACTCTCAAGCTAGTCCTAGTTGGGATATAGGAGTTAGCTGGTACCCGAAAACCTATTCGGTCTTTACGCTCAATACGAAACAAAAGATCACTCAAGCCATCCTCAATACAGACAGTATAAAAACAAATAGCAATTCGATTAGCTGGCAGCACAAATGGCGTCATAACCTATCGAGTTCACTGAGCTATAACAACTTAAGAGAAAAGTATCAGAGCAGTGCTCGAGAAGACATAAGTAACGCAATTAATATCTCATTCTCTTATCAATTTCGATATTGGCTCGCGTTCGGATTAAGCTATGAATATAAAGATAAATCATCGTCAGAATCACAATTCGAATATGATAAAAACATTTATGGATTAACCAGTAAATTCGTATTTTAAAGTAAAGGAATACAGTAATGAAAGGACATAACACCTTATATAGAACATTGTTTTTTATGTTTATCCTGCTAACTGGTCAAGCCAATGCACATAAACAGCACCACAGCTATAAGCTCGGTGCTGGAGATAAAATCGCGATTGAAGTGTATGGAGAAAAAGATCTCAGTGTAACAGTCATTATTGATACTTCAGGGAGTATTGATTACCCCTATCTCGGTGAAATTAATGTTGTTGGTTTAACGCCTGCCGAAATCAAACAGAAAATTTACACCGGATTGAAAGGCCCCTACCTCATTTCACCAAAAGTCATGGTTAGCATTGCCGCATTCCGTCAATTTTATATTAAAGGCGAAGTAAAACGACCTGGTGGATATCCTTTTAGGCCAGGACTCACTGTCGATAAAGCCGTCGCACTCGCAGGAGGTTTCACCGAACGTGCAGCAAAACAATCTATAATGTTGTCAAATAATAGCGATTTAAGCCAATCGTATAGGGTTGAACCTGATGATCATATCGCTCCTGACGACATTCTTAATATCGAACAGAGTTTCTTCTAAAGTAATGCCTAACAAGTCCTAATATGAGATACTGGCTGATTATTTTATGTAGTGTGAGTTATGTATGGATCAAATCATTGTTCGGGGCGCACGCACCCATAACCTTAAAGATATCAACGTTGAACTACCTCGCGATAAGCTTATTGTTATCACAGGGTTATCAGGTTCTGGGAAGTCGTCATTAGCATTTGATACGCTTTATGCAGAAGGCCAACGTCGTTATGTAGAATCACTTTCTGCTTATGCGAGACAATTCCTATCTTTAATGGAAAAACCAGATGTTGACCATATTGAAGGTCTGTCACCTGCCATCTCTATCGAACAAAAATCCACATCACATAACCCACGTTCAACCGTCGGTACAATCACCGAAATTTATGATTACCTACGTTTGCTATTCGCTCGCGTTGGCGAACCTCGCTGTCCAATACATAATGCACCACTAGCAGCACAAACGATCACCCAAATGGTTGATCATGTTTTAACGCTAGAAACCGGTCGTAAATTGATGTTACTTGCTCCGATCGTGAAAGAACGAAAAGGTGAGCATGTAAAAACATTAGCTAACTTAGCAAGTCAAGGTTATATCCGCGCGCGTATTGACGGTGAAGTCTGTGATCTTTCCGATCCACCCGCACTGGATCTACATAAAAAACATACCATTGAAGTTGTGATCGACCGATTCAAAGTACGTGACGATCTACAATTACGTCTTGCAGAATCGTTTGAAACGGCTCTTACTCTTTCAGGTGGTACAGCTTACATTGCTGACATGGACGATAGCGAGATGGATCCTATTGTCTTTTCAGCTAACTTCGCTTGTCCACATTGTGGTTACAGCATGGCAGAGCTAGAGCCAAGGATCTTTTCTTTTAATAATCCAGCTGGCGCTTGTCACACTTGTGATGGTTTAGGCGTACAACAATACTTCGATCACGACCGCATCATTATTAACGCCGATCTTAGCTTATCTGGCGGTGCGATCCGCGGCTGGGATAAACGAAATTTCTATTATTTCCAAATGCTGACATCACTGGCTAAACACTACAAGTTTGATCTCACTAAACCGTTCAACTCATTAACGATCGAAGTTCAAGAGTACATTCTGCAAGGCAGTGGTGAACAAGAAATTGAATTTAACTACGTGAATGATCGCGGTGACATCGTTGTTCGTCGCCACCCTTTCGAAGGGATCATTCCGAATATGCAACGACGCTACAAAGAAACTGAATCAAATGCAGTCCGTGAAGAACTGGGTAAATACTTAACGACAAAGTCTTGTGAGACTTGTTCAGGTTCTCGTTTACGCCAAGAAGCCCGCCACGTTTATATTGCAGAAACAACGCTACCTGAAGTATCAAGAATGGCGATTGGTGAAGCCTTCGATTTCTTTGCTAACATTGAACTAACAGGTCAAAAAGGTCAGATTGCCGAGAAGATCCTAAAAGAAATTGGTGATCGCCTTGGTTTCCTCGTCAACGTAGGGCTTAACTATTTAAGCCTAGAGCGCAGCGCGGAAACCTTATCCGGTGGTGAAGCACAAAGGATCCGTCTTGCCAGTCAAATTGGCGCAGGTCTGGTTGGTGTAATGTATGTTTTAGATGAACCATCGATCGGCTTGCATCAACGAGATAACGAACGCTTATTACAAACCTTGATCCACCTACGTGATCTTGGCAATACCGTCATTGTCGTTGAACACGATGAAGATGCGATCCGTGCAGCTGACTACGTCCTCGATATTGGTCCCGGAGCAGGTGTTCATGGTGGTGAGATCGTTGCGCAAGGTAATGTCGACGATATATTAAAAA
Coding sequences within:
- the uvrA gene encoding excinuclease ABC subunit UvrA, which encodes MDQIIVRGARTHNLKDINVELPRDKLIVITGLSGSGKSSLAFDTLYAEGQRRYVESLSAYARQFLSLMEKPDVDHIEGLSPAISIEQKSTSHNPRSTVGTITEIYDYLRLLFARVGEPRCPIHNAPLAAQTITQMVDHVLTLETGRKLMLLAPIVKERKGEHVKTLANLASQGYIRARIDGEVCDLSDPPALDLHKKHTIEVVIDRFKVRDDLQLRLAESFETALTLSGGTAYIADMDDSEMDPIVFSANFACPHCGYSMAELEPRIFSFNNPAGACHTCDGLGVQQYFDHDRIIINADLSLSGGAIRGWDKRNFYYFQMLTSLAKHYKFDLTKPFNSLTIEVQEYILQGSGEQEIEFNYVNDRGDIVVRRHPFEGIIPNMQRRYKETESNAVREELGKYLTTKSCETCSGSRLRQEARHVYIAETTLPEVSRMAIGEAFDFFANIELTGQKGQIAEKILKEIGDRLGFLVNVGLNYLSLERSAETLSGGEAQRIRLASQIGAGLVGVMYVLDEPSIGLHQRDNERLLQTLIHLRDLGNTVIVVEHDEDAIRAADYVLDIGPGAGVHGGEIVAQGNVDDILKSEKSLTADYLSGRKAIEIPAQRTPLTDKWVHLKGATGNNLKNVDLSVPVGVMTCVTGVSGSGKSTLINDTFFKIAHIELNGATVTTPSPYTSIEGLDQLDKVVDIDQSPIGRTPRSNPATYTGIFTAIREIFAGTQEARSRGYKPGRFSFNVKGGRCEACQGDGLIKVEMHFLPDVYVPCDSCKSQRYNRETLEVRYKGKNIHEVLDMTVEEANTFFAVIPPIARKLQTLMDVGLSYIRLGQSATTLSGGEAQRVKLAKELSKRDTGQTLYILDEPTTGLHFHDIKLLMKVLHRLRDHGNTIVIIEHNLDVVKTADWVIDLGPEGGSGGGEILVAGTPETVSEHPESHTARFLKPMLARAKQLQIINQES